Within Aspergillus oryzae RIB40 DNA, chromosome 2, the genomic segment CGATTCAATGTCCATTGCttggtacatacatatcacCCAGGTAGTCCCATATAGTAGACTTCTCATTCTACCGGCCACCGAGCCTTGACGCGATCTTTCAAGCCAGCTCTGGCGACCAcctcttcacttcttctctgcGCCTCGCGCAcgatctcctcttcatccatggttAACAGCTCTCCATTACGCACCAGCATCTTCCCGTCCACAACCACGATATCAACATCCCTACCGGTAGCCGTGTAGACAACCGCACTGACAGGGTTAAACCAAGGCTGCAAGTGAATCCGACGAGTGTCAATAGCCACAAAGTCAGCCTTCTTGCCAACCTCTAAACTAccgatcctctcctccaatCCCAAGGCACGGGCGCCATTGATAGTCGCCATCTCGAGAACAGATTCGGCCGGTACGGCGGTCGGGTCATAGGATAAGCTCTTATGTATGATACCCGCTAGCTTCATctcctgcagaagatcgCAGGTATTATTGCAGGGAGCGCCGTCGGTGCCGAGGCCGATATTAACGCCGGCGCGCTGCAAGTCCGGCACGCGACAGATTCCAGACGCGAGTTTGGCGTTGGAGGTCGGACAATGTGCGACGTGCGTTCCTGATCCTGCAAGGCGcttgatgtcgtcgtcgtctAGATGGACCATGTGTACTAACACTGTCGAGGGCGAGAGTAGACCGACTGAGTCACAGTACGACATGGGGGTGTGGTTGACAGATGAGAAGAACTCTCGGTCTGCGCGCACCTCGGCACAGTGCATGGTGATTGGGATGCCTTTTTCGCGGGATATACTGGTCATCTCGCGGTACAGTGTGTCTGATACTCTATTATCCTGTCAATGGAAGTTCCAATGCTGATTCCTGGGAATTGCTCACCCTCCAGGAGTGCGAGCCCCGAACCATACGCGAATGCGGTCGTTAGCCTTCCCATTCCACTTCTCCCACATCTTCACCGTACCCAACAATGATGTCTCCCGATCTTCGACCAGTCCAGGATGCATAGCCCAGGCATCATCCTTGGCATACTTTGCGATGTCCATAACAATCTTACCCAAACAGCCCCGGATGCCACTTTCCTCGACTGCTCGCGCCAGACCATCAAATCCATACCGGTCCGCGAACTGCCTTGATTAGACCAATCCCAAGACGGTGGCACTTGTCAAATTTACACACCATactctccaagaagcagGTCGTGCCCGACTTCAGCATTTCCCCAATACTCAACCGCGCTGCGGCATATCCGTCCTCGGCCGTGAAATTTCCCTGCAGCACCCAGATTCGCTCGCATAGCCAAGAAACCAACTCGAGGTCATCGGCAGCACCACGAAGCAGTGTCTGAGCCGTGTGCATGTGTGTCGAGATGAGGCCTGGGATGATTATCCGGCCGGTGAGGTCGTActcctcatcgtcggtgTATTTGGTTTTCAGGGCTGCGGTCTTGCCGATATCCGCGATTAAGTCATTTTCCACGCGAATGGCACCGTCCTCGATGATGCGTCGGTTGGAGTCGACGGTGATGATTGTAGCGTGAGTGTAGAGCATGATGACAaattcttgatttcttgtGGGTATCCATAATTATTCGCCCGGTATTCTAAGAGGGTTGATATACAAACTCCGGCTATCGATAGACCGAGTTCCCCACACGGAGACCTCCGATGGGCGGGGCGTCGTAAGTTTCCACGATTGATAAGATTTTAATTTGCAGATAGAGTTACTATTTTATCACCAAATTAGATGATAATTTATCTTCTGCCGTTGGCTCGAGGCGGGGTGCATAAAAGTATAGTTAATTTTTTAGCGAACGACATCGATCCCCATAATGTTGCTTGCATATCGGGGTTCACTTCGATGTGACGTGAAGGCCTAAGTTGACTTCTTTTACAAATAGCTCACCAATTATGGCAAGCATAGCCACCGAGCAATGATGCCCACTTATGTGGCCTGTCATAAAAGACAGACCTTTGCTTTCAGGTGCTCTGCTAGTAAATATCATTCCCATCATCGTACTGCCGTTAGCTTTACTCAAATACAACCCGTGCAAAGATATTCCATTTGGGAATGAATAATAATGTCTCAGGACGACTTAGTCCATAACCAATTCCAGGCTAAATCACAGAAACCGCGTCATATTAACTTGACTACATTTATACATCAATTCACATAATTCTGATGCCACGTGTAATTAGGGTTTTCCAACAACAAGCCCTGAATCGCATCACGAGGCTTCGTCGGCTCCCTACCCAAAAGTTCCCTCATCAATGAATGCGTCGTAGCCAACTCACCCTTCTCGATCCCCTCATACCACGTCAAAGTCTGCTGAAAGAAAGCCTTGGGCTTCCCGCCCCGATCATTTTCACCGTAGATCCGGATATACCCCTCGGGAGATACACGCTCAAACTTAACTTCCCGACCTGTCGTTtggttgatgatatccacGATCTCCGAGGGCCGAATAGTGTCCTCGGCTGTCAACAGGACGATCTCGTTTTCATGTCCTCCGGCGATCATCAATCGCGCTGTCGCTTCGCCGAGCTCCGAGCGTAGGGTTAATGCCATTGGGCCGTCGGCTGGGAGAGGCACTGTGGTTGAATCGGGATACCAGTTGAGGAGAACTGGGAAGGCTTCTGTGTAAATTCCTTCTCGGATGGAAGTGTAAGTTACTCCGGATCTGGGGGTTTTTTGTTAGCTTCGGTCGGGTCTGGCGTGATCAATCATAGTTGTCTTACTTCCTAAGCATTTCTTCAGTTTCTAAATGCGCCGTCTGCACCGCGGCCTGGGAATCGGACTTGAATCCTCCAAAAGCGAGAGATGTATACCACACCTACAAGCCAATTAGCCATGCCCAAAACAAGTAATCACATACCatgaaataaaaagaaagaaagaccatACATGCTTCACACCATTCCTACTCGCCGCATCAACAAAATTCTGATGCTGCTTTCGACGCTTCTCATTATCGAACGTATTAGTACTAACAAAAAGTAGATTCTCGACATCCCGGAATGCCTTATCCAGCGTAGCAGGATCATCATAATCAACCTGTCGGAAAGCAATGCCACAATCCTCAAATTGCGTTCGGTTTGACTCTCTCGACGATGCGGCAGCGAATTCGTGCAGTGGTTTGTTGGCCACGAAGTAGTCTAGGACGTATCGTCCTAGGCCGCCTGTTGCGCCCGTGATGAGGTATTTGAGGGTCATGTTTGGTTTGGAGTATTTGTAATACTCGTATTATGTCCTGGGTCACTGCTGGGGTCTGTCTGGAAGATAAGAGTAGCCATGTATCCTACCGAAATTGAatagatatttatattatGAACATGTGCCCTGTCCATGATTGCTAATCACAAGATTGATAATCCCTTCCATATCCCCTGCTGCTCTAGCAAGTTCTGTTACATCTGCTATGCGTCTGTTGAGTGGAGTAAAGGTTACTTCGGAATCATTTAGCCAAGACGGTGTTGGCCCAGGTCAGGGATGTGATTGGTTGGAAGTGTCCTAGTTATATCAGGGTTTGGGGCTAAAACTGCAGGATTAATAATGCGTTAGAATTGTCCCTTTGCTGGTTGTGTGGCCTTATTCTCGTATTTATAATGCTGGGGTTGGGTTGACCAGTGACAATGGTTCTCTGGGTGAAGGTCTAGACATTTCGCGTAGCTTTGCTGGATGAGCAACGTTAGCAAGGACCTCTCCGTTCAACTTCATAATACGCAGAACGCTTCCACCATCCTTCCGAAACAAACAACTACTTCGCCTCATGCCAACCAGAATGGCTTCCCCAACTGTTTCAGTTGCCAGACTCAACCGCAAACCTCTAAAAAGCGGTCTAGAAGTCAACGACTCGTACTTACGAAAGAAAGTTTCATGGAAAAAAGCAATGAGTGTATTAATGATTTCTATCCGAAACCACGAGTCTCTTTAACCCAGGCTCGCTTAAGTTCTAGAAACTCTGGATGCATAAAGATTCAATTCAACTCGGCCGACAGAAGCATGTCTTACTCTCCGTGGCATTCACTGTAGTAACATCGCCGAATGGTCTGGATTGAGTTAAGGACTGTACCAAGTCCACTTAATGGGTACCTGAGCAATGCCACGATGGAAATGGCAGACCCGCCGCGACTGTTGAAAGCCTTGCTACTGCAAGAAGTCGACAGATTAAATGTCGCTTATCATAACCCAGAAGGCCAATTCTACCACTAGAATAGCCCCTGAGAGAGTCATTTTTCACCTAGCGAGGAAAAGCCTCCCCCTGATTCAGGCAACGGTCAATGTGAAAAGAACCGAGAAATGTTCTAGAGTCTTCTAGACAAAGTCAACCGGGACTAGATCGCCTACAAAGCATACGCGGACAGCAAATCGGTCAATATGGAAATCCTGATACGGAAGGCTCAATGCTCTTCCTCCCACATCCAGAGTGTGATAAATGAAACATGACTCCGGGTCACTCTAAACCATTTCCATCGGTCAAGAAAATTAAGATGCGTCATGGACAAGCGTCCACTTTCCATGTACCTTCCGTCTGCAGAGCCCTTTTGGACTGAAACCCTTGAGTCATGCTGACAGTTAGATGCAGGGGCCCGAATGCAAAATTCAAAGAAGGCTTCATGGCCTGTCATAGGTTCACCAGCATAGGCTTCAGCCACGCCAGCTGCATTCTAAAGACCAGTGCTGGGAAGATGCGTGTCGCCATATTTACATAGTGGTTGTGAGTCTCGACGAGGCACTAGAAGGTGATATACGACAAGTTCCTCATACTGAGACCTGTAGGACCTCTATTGCCTCGTGTCTTACTGCAATGGGGGTCGCTACCTGGAATACGAGTAAGCGGAGTTAGATAAAATCCAAGGATGTGCCGTGCTAAGGGGAGCCATCGTTAAGcacaacttcttcttcatcaaatTATCTGCACTTTTGACAGCTTCCGAGCCAGAGCTGAAGTCGTTGGGTAGAAAGACCTTCAATCTTACGTCCCAGAAACGACGCCAACGTCATCCCAATGGGAGACCAAATCCCCCCTCAAGACCGAAGCAAATTGAGAGGTCGTTTCAAGGACACCCTCAAGGCAACATTCGCCCTGAAATCCATCCATGATTTGTACCGAAAATCGCCAGTCCTCGTCGACCCCGACCACGCGATGAAAGCCGCTCTCGTGACCTCCTGGGGCAAGCCACCACAGTACATCTCAATCCCAGATCTTCCGCCGCCGGCACCCACACAGCTGCAGCTCATAGTACTCACTACGAGCGTGACACGGGTTGTCCGAAGCCGAGCGGCCAGCGCTCACTCTACAGCTTTCAAGACGCCATCACCCTACGACCCAAGCGTTGACGGAGTCGCAATAGACGAGATCACAGGCGATATGTACTTCATCACCCAACTTGCGGCACTCTTTTTCCGAGCGCACGAATGTCGACCTGAGACATGTTATAAGGCTTGACGAGCGAAACGACCCTGTGAAGGTAGCCGCACTCGCAAATCCGGTGTCGTGCAGCTGGATGACCCTGCGATGCCGTGTCATTGGAGGCTGCCAGGGACGTACGGTGCTTATCATCGGGGCTACGACTGCTAGTGGGAGGTGTGCGGCGATCGTGGCGTGCTCTCTGGGTGCCACTCGCATCATCGGTATGTCGCGCAA encodes:
- a CDS encoding uncharacterized protein (predicted protein), which produces MGDQIPPQDRSKLRGRFKDTLKATFALKSIHDLYRKSPVLVDPDHAMKAALVTSWGKPPQYISIPDLPPPAPTQLQLIVLTTSVTRVVRSRAASAHSTAFKTPSPYDPSVDGVAIDEITGDMYFITQLAALFFRAHECRPETCYKA
- a CDS encoding putative NmrA-like family protein (predicted protein) encodes the protein MLRKSGVTYTSIREGIYTEAFPVLLNWYPDSTTVPLPADGPMALTLRSELGEATARLMIAGGHENEIVLLTAEDTIRPSEIVDIINQTTGREVKFERVSPEGYIRIYGENDRGGKPKAFFQQTLTWYEGIEKGELATTHSLMRELLGREPTKPRDAIQGLLLENPNYTWHQNYVN
- a CDS encoding amidohydrolase (atrazine chlorohydrolase/guanine deaminase); protein product: MLYTHATIITVDSNRRIIEDGAIRVENDLIADIGKTAALKTKYTDDEEYDLTGRIIIPGLISTHMHTAQTLLRGAADDLELVSWLCERIWVLQGNFTAEDGYAAARLSIGEMLKSGTTCFLESMFADRYGFDGLARAVEESGIRGCLGKIVMDIAKYAKDDAWAMHPGLVEDRETSLLGTVKMWEKWNGKANDRIRVWFGARTPGGVSDTLYREMTSISREKGIPITMHCAEVRADREFFSSVNHTPMSYCDSVGLLSPSTVLVHMVHLDDDDIKRLAGSGTHVAHCPTSNAKLASGICRVPDLQRAGVNIGLGTDGAPCNNTCDLLQEMKLAGIIHKSLSYDPTAVPAESVLEMATINGARALGLEERIGSLEVGKKADFVAIDTRRIHLQPWFNPVSAVVYTATGRDVDIVVVDGKMLVRNGELLTMDEEEIVREAQRRSEEVVARAGLKDRVKARWPVE